The DNA window CGAGGTCGCCGGCCGTCGCGTCGGCCTGCCGGACGGACAGATGGGAAACAGCGAGGTCGGCCACCTGAATATCGGGGCCGGCCGCGTCGTCTACCAGGAGTACACCCGCATCGCGGACTCGATTGCAGACGGGTCGTTCCGCGAGAACGACGCGATCAACACGGCCTTCGAGAACGCCCGTGAGAACGGTGGTCGCGTACACTTCATTGGCCTCGTTAGCGACGGCGGCGTCCACGCCGATCAGGAACACCTCCACGGGCTGATTGAACTCGCCGCCGACCGCGGCGTCGAAGCCGTCACCCACGCGATTACGGACGGCCGGGACACCTCGCCCACGGGCGGGCGCGAGTACCTCGCCGCACTCGAGGATGTCGTCGCCGAAAACGGAACTGGCCACGTCGCGACCGTCTCCGGGCGCTACTACGCAATGGACCGCGACCAGAACTGGGAGCGGACGAAACGCGCCTACGACGCCATCGTCGAGCGCGAGGCAACGTACGAAGCCGACTCCGCACTCGAGGCCGTCGAACAGTCCTACGAGCGCGACGAGACCGACGAGTTCGTCGAGCCGACGACGATTCGTGGCCAGCCCGCGCTGCAAGATGGCGATTCAGTCGTCTGGTTCAACTTCCGCTCCGACCGCGCGCGACAGCTGACCCGAATGCTGGCCGATATTCGACCCGAAGACTGGGCGGACGCCCTCGAGACCGAACCGCCGGATGCGGAGGTCGTGATGATGACCCAGTACGACAAGACGTTCGACCTGCCGATTGCGTACCCGCCGAACCAGCCCGAACAGGTGCTTGGCGAGGTGCTCGCCGACGCGGGCAAAACGCAGTTGCGGATCGCCGAATCCGAGAAGTACGCCCACGTCACCTACTTCCTCAATGGTGGCCGCGAGATCGAGTTTGATGGCGAACTCCGCCAGATCGTCGAAAGTCCCGACGTGCCGACCTACGATCGCCAGCCGGAGATGAGTGCCCCCGAGGTGACGGACACGGCGATTGAACACATCGAAGCCGACGATCCGGATACGCTCGTGCTCAACTACGCCAACCCCGATATGGTCGGTCACACCGGCGACTACGAAGCTGCAATCGAGGCCGTCGAAGCCGTCGACACCCAGTTGGGACGCCTCGTCGATGCACTCGAGGACGCGGGCGCACACGTTCTCATCACCGCCGACCACGGCAACGCCGACGATATGGGAACCGAGGAGAACCCGCACACGGCCCACACGTACAACAAGGTGCCGCTCGTGTATCTGGCACCCGACGGCACTGACGGCGGCCGAACCATCCGCGAGGGCGGCACCCTGGCGGATATTGCGCCGACGATGCTCGAGTTGCTCGATATTTCCCAGCCGCCGGAGATGACCGGGGAACTGCTGCTCGAGTAGCAGGATCGAACACCCGGCATACCCCCAGCCGGTGGCAAGTTTCGCCAACACTTATGCTGTTCTGACGTGTGGTGACCGATCACATGAGCGACGATTCCGAAGAGCCAACGCGCGAGTTCGCCACGAACAGCATTCACGCCGGCCAGGAGCCAGATCCGACGACCGGCGCGCGTGCGCCGCCGCTGTATCAGACCACGTCCTATCAGTTCGAGGATACCGAGCACGCGGCCGCGCTGTTCGGCTTAGAGGAAACCGGGAACATCTACTCGCGGATCATGAACCCGACGAACGCGATGTTAGAAGAGCGCATCGCGACGCTCGAGGGCGGCGTCGGCGCACTCGCCACGTCCTCCGGGATGGCCGCGTTTGACCTCGCGACGTTCATTTTGGCGGACGTAGGCGACAACATCGTCTCCTCGTCGTCACTGTATGGTGGCACGTACACCTACCTCACCCATACCGTCGAAAAGCGTGGCGTCGAGACGAAGTTCGTCGACACGCTCGATTACGACGCCTACGAGGAGGCCATCGACGATGACACCGCGTTCGTTCACCTCGAGACAATCGGCAACCCTGCACTCGTCACGCCCGACCTCGAGCGCATCGCGGATATCGCCCACGACCACGACGTACCGCTGTTCGTGGACAACACCTTCGCGACGCCGTCTCTGTGCCGCCCGCTCGAGCACGGCGCGGACCTGGTCTGGCACTCGACCACGAAGTGGCTCCACGGCGCTGGCTCGACCGTCGGTGGCGTGCTGGTTGATGGCGGCTCGTTTGCGTGGGATGAGGGCGACTACCCCGAAATTACGGAGCCGAACCCGGCCTATCACGGGATCAACTTTTACGAGACGTTCGGCGACATGGCATTCTCCGTCGTCGCCCGCACGCGCGGTCTGCGCGATCTGGGTAACCAGCAGTCGCCCTTTGACGCCTGGGTCACGCTCCAGAAACTCGAGTCACTCCCACTCCGAATGGAGAAACATTGCGAGAACGCGCTGGTTGTTGCCGAGTATCTCGAAGATCACGACAAGGTCTCGTGGGTCACCTATCCCGGCCTCGAGAGCCACGAAACGCATGACGAAGCCAGCGAGTATCTCGATGGGGGCTACGGCGGGATGATTACCTTCGGCCTCGAGGGCGGCTACGATGCTGCAGAGACGGTCTGTAACGAGGTCGACCTGTTCAGTCTGCTCGCGAACGTCGGTGACGCGAAGTCGCTGATCATCCATCCCGCGAGTACGACCCACCAGCAACTCTCCGAGGAGGAGAAACTCGCAAGCGGCGTTAGCAACGACCTAGTACGGCTCTCTGTCGGCATCGAGGATCCCGCCGACGTGATCGCTGATCTCGAGGCCGCACTCGAGCAGACGGAGTGAGGCGCTTTCGGTTTGTTTCAGTGGGTAGCACCAGCCCCCGTCATTAAGACGGTTGGCTTCGATGGGGCCAGTATGGCCACTGGGCTACTCACGTCCGAACGGGCAGAACAGATCGTCACGACCTGTCGAACGGCCGTCGGCGACAGTCTCCGGTCAGTCACGTACTTTACGCGTGATGACTTCGAGCAAGTGTACCTGCGTGAGGACCTCGAGCGAGACGCCGACCTCTCGACGTTTATCGGTCACGAGTGGCGCGGCTTCAAAACGGCCCAGACCGCCTATGAAGGGTCGGAGCTGGGCGATTACAACTACACGATTCGGGTGTTCGACAACGGATTTTTGATTCGCGTCACCACCGACACCGATGGCGTGTTCGTCACGACTGACGGACTAACGATGAAAGATTTTGAAGAAGTTGCAACCGCGTTGCGGGCGTTCCTCACCGAACGTAACGACTCTAACGCCTGATTCGGGGCCTCAAAACCACCGTCTCCACGTAAGTGCAAGCGTT is part of the Natronolimnobius sp. AArcel1 genome and encodes:
- a CDS encoding O-acetylhomoserine aminocarboxypropyltransferase/cysteine synthase family protein, which translates into the protein MSDDSEEPTREFATNSIHAGQEPDPTTGARAPPLYQTTSYQFEDTEHAAALFGLEETGNIYSRIMNPTNAMLEERIATLEGGVGALATSSGMAAFDLATFILADVGDNIVSSSSLYGGTYTYLTHTVEKRGVETKFVDTLDYDAYEEAIDDDTAFVHLETIGNPALVTPDLERIADIAHDHDVPLFVDNTFATPSLCRPLEHGADLVWHSTTKWLHGAGSTVGGVLVDGGSFAWDEGDYPEITEPNPAYHGINFYETFGDMAFSVVARTRGLRDLGNQQSPFDAWVTLQKLESLPLRMEKHCENALVVAEYLEDHDKVSWVTYPGLESHETHDEASEYLDGGYGGMITFGLEGGYDAAETVCNEVDLFSLLANVGDAKSLIIHPASTTHQQLSEEEKLASGVSNDLVRLSVGIEDPADVIADLEAALEQTE
- the gpmI gene encoding 2,3-bisphosphoglycerate-independent phosphoglycerate mutase translates to MNAALIILDGWGLGDGTSRDAVAAAETPTFDRLAAAGAEGSLEVAGRRVGLPDGQMGNSEVGHLNIGAGRVVYQEYTRIADSIADGSFRENDAINTAFENARENGGRVHFIGLVSDGGVHADQEHLHGLIELAADRGVEAVTHAITDGRDTSPTGGREYLAALEDVVAENGTGHVATVSGRYYAMDRDQNWERTKRAYDAIVEREATYEADSALEAVEQSYERDETDEFVEPTTIRGQPALQDGDSVVWFNFRSDRARQLTRMLADIRPEDWADALETEPPDAEVVMMTQYDKTFDLPIAYPPNQPEQVLGEVLADAGKTQLRIAESEKYAHVTYFLNGGREIEFDGELRQIVESPDVPTYDRQPEMSAPEVTDTAIEHIEADDPDTLVLNYANPDMVGHTGDYEAAIEAVEAVDTQLGRLVDALEDAGAHVLITADHGNADDMGTEENPHTAHTYNKVPLVYLAPDGTDGGRTIREGGTLADIAPTMLELLDISQPPEMTGELLLE